The sequence AACGGTTGAAATCATGAGTGTTTCGCGTGAGGCAGGTGACCGCACCAAGGTCGCTGTACGAAGCCACAATCCAAACGTTGATGCCATCGGTACCATCGTCGGCCGTGGCGGTGCTAACATCAAGAAAATCACTAGCAAGTTCCATCCAGCTCGCTACGATGCTAAGAACGATCGTATGGTTCCAACTGAGGAAAACATCGATGTTATCGAGTGGGTAGCAGACGAAGCTGAGTTCATTTACAACGCTTTGGCACCAGCAGAAGTGGATCAGGTTATCTTCGACACAGAAGATGGCAAACATGCCACAGTAGTAGTTCCGGACGACAAACTATCGCTTGCTATTGGTCGTCGTGGACAAAACGTTCGCCTTGCGGCGCACTTGACAGGTTTCCGTATCGACATCAAGTCAGCGACTGAGTATGAAGCGCTTGAAGCTGCCATGTATGAAGAGGCAGAGCCGGCTGAAATTGAAGAAGCTGACGCAGCAGAATAGTCTGAGTAGGAGGTAGCCATGGCAAAAGCTAGAAAGATACCTTTACGAAAATCAGTTGTATCAGGAGAAATCATTGACAAACGTGATTTACTCCGCATCGTTAAAAACAAGGAAGGTCAGGTCTTTATTGACCCAACAGGCAAGGCAAATGGTCGCGGAGCCTACATCAAGTTGGATAATGACGAAGCTGCCCTAGCCAAGAAGAAACAGGTTTTCAACCGTGCTTTTAGCATGGAAGTAACTCCTGAATTTT is a genomic window of Streptococcus sp. 29896 containing:
- the rnpM gene encoding RNase P modulator RnpM, encoding MAKARKIPLRKSVVSGEIIDKRDLLRIVKNKEGQVFIDPTGKANGRGAYIKLDNDEAALAKKKQVFNRAFSMEVTPEFYDELIAYVDHKVKRRELGLE